Genomic segment of Triticum aestivum cultivar Chinese Spring chromosome 6A, IWGSC CS RefSeq v2.1, whole genome shotgun sequence:
CCGCCAGGCATTGCCGCGCCACGATCTAGCTGCAGCCCGCCATTGCCGCCTGACAAGCAGCCGCCGCCCGCCATTGCTGCACCGGACACTCCCCCGTTATTCCCCAAATCAACATCAACCAGGAGCGAGCGGTATGTCTTCTATAGAAATCATCTCTCTCCTACTGAATTTGTTGATTAAATATTGTGATTTGCAAGCGGAGGTGAAGCAAGTATGCATATACAGAGATAATTTAAGATGGATTTCCCATCCTTAATATTGCTATTCGAGTATAGTTGTATGGATTGAGGTGAATTTTTTTGGATAGGGGATCTAGGATAACATTGCTTGGCCAAATGATTTAAATGTACGCATAGATTAAAAGTTGGGGTTGTGTTGTGTTTTAATATCCGGATCTTTTATACCATGTGATCCGAAATCCCAGTTACCTTGCGTAATTTGCAAGTGATTTATGCATGCTTAAGCTTGGTGTTTTGTTGGCAGAATTTGCCCAGAATCTGATCCTGCCCTAAGTACAGGACATGCTGCTTCTATTGGTACAAAATGCCCAAACTTTGATGCTGCCTTAAATCCTTAATACTTGTGACTACCTGGTTATCGTTATTTTGTTTGTTCTGTTGTGCAGAAGAGATTGTCTACAGGCAGCTCCCTCTATTATaacttgttgctattttatttatcTGGCCATTAAAAGTCTTCACTTATGGTTGTATGTTATTTCCATCTTTGCTAGTAAATTTGTTGCCTGTCTAGAGTTATAATTCTGATCCATATGCCCCTTGTAATATTGGGATTACTTGTAAGTTGTTCTAGTCATGTCTCTTCAGTGATGATATAtctttgattctttttctgcaaTGCAGATGGATAGACACTGGATTCATCGTACATTGTTTTCCCGTGAGTACATCAAAAATGTCAAAGAATTTATGAACTTCATTCAAGATAAATTCAGCGAGGATGAGAAAATACTCTGCCAATGTAGAAATTGCCTTAATCATAAACACCAGCATCAGACTGTTGTGAACACACACATATTGACATATGGCATGGAAAGTACATACACTCGCTGGATATATCATGGAGAAGGCTTTGATGTTGATGTGATTGAAGAACCTGTTCATGTGCATGACACCGCCGATGGTAACAATGGTGCTGATCGATTTGAGGAGATGTTTGGAGACCTACGCACAGCAGTAGAACAAGCTGAAAGTGAAACTGAAAATCCTTCTGAGCATGAGTCGTTTTTTAAGAACGTGATGAAAGTGGCAAAGCAGCAACTTTATCATGGTTGTACCAAGTTTTCGAGGTTCTCCTTTGTGGTAAAGCTTCTTCATTTGAAGTCATACCATAGGATCACAAAATAGTGCATTTACTGATATATTGAAGATATTGGCTGAAGCATTCCCTGAACCTAATACACTCCCAAAATCATACGAGGAAGCGAAGAACCTTCTGAAGGAATTAGGCCTTGGGTATGTTTCTATACATGTGTGCTTTAATAATTGCATTTTGTTCAGGAAGCAATATGCCAATCATGACAACTGCCCAGTTTGTGGCCTATCAAGGTGGAAAGACCCTGCTAGAAAGAAGATTCCACAAAAAGTGTTGAGGCATTTTCCATTGGTGCCTAGGCTGAGGAGGATGTTTCTTTCCAAAAAAGGAGCAGAAGAAGCACAATGGCACAAGCTAAAGAGGCAGCCCAGTGAGAAGGAATTGAGTTATCCGGTTGATAGTGATGCATGGAAAGATTTTGATAAACAATATCTAGATTTTGCAAAAGATGccagaaacattagacttggcatTGCCACTGATGGGTTCAATCCTTTTGGAAACTTTAACACAACCTATAGTATGTGGCATGTGTTTGTTATACCATACAACCTTCCACCTTGGGCATGCATGGACCAGTCAAATTTCATGATGGCTTTGCTAATTCCAGATCCTAAATCAACTGGCAAGCACTTTGATGTCTTTCTACAACCACTTGTAGAAGAATTACTTGAGCTCTCGGAGGGTGTGCGTACATATGATGCTCTTACTGAAAAAATGTTTGATCTTCATGCTGCAGTTCTATGGTGCATTCATGATTACCCAGCTCTGAGCACTCTTTCAGGGCGTACTACAAGAGGCTATTTTGCATGTATCCATTATGACAAACACCCTATTTCTTACGGCCTAAGGAAAAAAATTGGGTATATTGGTCTCTATCGTTTCCTTCCAAAGGGACATCGTTTGCGGAGAAATAATGAATTTGTTGGTCTTCATGAAAGCAATGATCGGCCAGGTAAATTCCCTGAGAAAGAGCTGCAAGCAGAATTGGAGAAGGTTAGACCTGGGAGGCAACAAGAAAGTAAGAAAAGGAAACGTTCTGACTTGGGCAGCAAGAAGGCTCATGTGCCAATTTGGAGCCGCGGGGTTTGTTTGTGGGATTTGGAATATTGGGGGAAATTGAAGCTGAGGCACAATCTTGATGTCATGCACATCGAGAATAACATATGTGAAAACCTCATTGGGACAATTTTGAACTTAGAGGGGAAGACAAAGGACACACTCAATGCTAGGATTGATCTCCAAGATTTGAATATTAAAGAGGAGTTGAAATTGAGGAAGGAAGGAAACTCATATGTGATGCCTCGGGCACGATATACCTTGTCCAAAGAACAAGTGGTTGCATTTTGTGAATTTCTACGGGAGTTAAAGTTTCCGGATGGATTTGCTTCCAACATATCAAGATGTACAAGTGCTGATGGTACCAAGGTACAAGGCCTTAAAACACATGATTGTCACATTCTTCTGCAAAGAATCTTACCTGCTGGCATGATAGGATTTTTGGATAGTGATATATATCAAGCAGTAGCTGAGTTAGGCAAGTTTTTCAGGGAACTATGCAACAAAACTCTTAATAGGGATGTGTTGGCTGAAATGAAGAAAGAAATCCCTATAATTTTGTGCAAGCTTGAGAAAATTTCCCCCCTgctttctttgatgtgatggtgcacctTGCAGTACATTTACCTGAAGAGGCATTGCTTCAAGGCCCCGTACAATATGGGTGGATGTACCCAGTTGAAAGCAGGCTATATACTTTAAAGCGCTATGTGAGGAATAGGGCACGACCAGAAGGTTTGATTGCTGAAGCATATGTTGCGGATGAGTGCCTGACATTTTGCTCCAAGTACATGGATGATGTTGAAACAATATTTAATCGGAACCCAAGAAACATAGTTTTTCCAGATGAAGAAGCCTATGGTGTTGATGTTTTTGGACATGGAGTTAATTTTACTTCAGGATATGATTATGAATATGTACATGTAGAAAAAGAATTTGATCAGATGGTGTGGTATGTGTTGAACAATTGTGAACAAGCTAAGAAATATATCGAGTATGTTGTCACTTATGAACTTGCTTATGTTGTTTGTGTTGTACTTATGTGATCTGTTGATTAATATGTTTACTTTACAGAATACTCAGAGATGAGTTAAAGAGAAAAGGGGCGCCGGACAGTGATAAGGAGCTTCAAAAAAAATTCCAACATGGTTCAAGAACTATGTTAGTTTTCATTCGCATCTAGTTTTTGGTTGTCACATTTCACTACAGACTCTAATGTATGTGTTTGCGTGTGTTTTTGCAGATGATAAGGATGCAGGATGAGGTTGGTGAAGAGGTAGATGAAGATCTCTTTGCCTTGGCATGTGGTCCTGATCGGAGAGTCCGGAAATTCTCATCATGCATAGTGAATGGGATTAGATTTAGCACTGTTGACCGTGATAGCAACAAGAGAACGCAAAACAGTGGAGTCATGACTGAAGGTGAACATGACCGTAAGATCATAAATTTTTATGGAACCTTGAAAGAGATCATTCAGTTAGACTACAACTTGGATGACAAGTCAGTTGTTTTGTTTAAATGTGACTGGTTTAAACTTGATGGAAAGGAGACCGAGCTTAAAAATGATGGTTTTTTCAAAAGCATAAATGTTGGAAGTATGTGGTACAAGGACGATTCTTTGATTCTGGCTACGCAGGCTAGAAAGATTTTTATTTGCCAGACACGAAGTATGGGAAGAATTGGCAAGTTGTGCAAACATTTGAACATAGGCATCTCTTCAATATTAGTGAAACTGAGGGTGTACCTTTTACTGGTCCTGCATATCAAGAGGATGAGTGTTGTGATGAGGAGGGTAGGAGAATATCTATTTCTGACCTTACATCCGAGAAGCCTTTGCCTAGAGATGATGAGCAAGGCATTGTTTTTTAAGCTGATGTAGTTGCTCGTTTTATGAAAGAAAAAAGCACAGAAGTGTATGAAGGTGGCAATGAAGAGGAACAAGATGATACGGGTCTGGAGTATTGCAGcgaagacgaaggaggtgccaTGGATGTTGACAGCGATGATGAGTAGATGTTTTAATGTAGAGGTACTATCTTCATTCTTCATTTAGTTGTTGTTTCCTATTGTCTACATGGAGTTTATGTTCAGTATAGGGTTAACACAAGTTTGCCATGATTTAGTTTATGTTCAGTACAGTTTTAAAGAGAGTGAGGTGTTTTATGCACTACATGGAGTTTTTGTTCAGTACATTACCAACTGCTATTTCCTAAAAAAAATCTCACTGAATCCTGTAGTTAATGTGTTGGCCGGTGTGTTAGAGGATTAAAATGGTAGTATTTGAAGTTTTATCTTGTTTGCCTTAACAGAGTTTTAGTCTGTCAGTGTGTTGTGATCCATAGTGTTTGTTCAGTACAGTACATGAGAGTGTGATGTTTTTTCTTCTCACTGATGCATAGTTTTGTTCAGTACAGTTCATGGAAACTTCTAATTTTGAAATATTCGACAGGCGTTGCTAATGAGGCTGAGAAGGAGATGCTCAAAAATGGTTGTGTTGCAAGCTTAAGTTGGTCTGGAGTTTTATTTTGTTTGCCTTGATACGGCAATGACCGCTGATCCTTGTTGTGATCCATAACAGAGTTGTATCTgaagttttattttgttttccttcaTAGGCCAACCATTTTGTCTGTCAGTGTGTTAAGGAAGTCGCTGTAGTTGTAATCCTTGTTGTACGCTTGACAATATATCATCTATGCACCGGATGTTGTGAGGATGGCATATGTGTGCTGTCATTGGCTATTCAGTTTCACAAATAATTCCTGAAATTCATAAGGCTCATGTATGTTCAGAATATGGCCTAAAATCAAGTTCCTTATATCTAGTTTAGATGCAATCTTCCAAAACACAATTATGGTCATTTTGGAGCTTTGTGAAGCGATCCCAGGCTAGCCAACAGTCTTGGCAGTGTAAATTGGCAGAATGACATTCCTTACTACCCTGGCCATCTACCCAAAACCTCTGGACAAATTACCCAATGAAATGCCAGTGCATCAGGCATCAAAGTTTGCCGCAGAAACTGATTTTCATCCAAACAGGGCACCTATCCTTAGCCATTAACATCTAGCTTCTTTGTATACCCTAATTGAGCATAGAAGCACATTGTGACATGGTCGGTTTCTTCAACCAATTCACAGAGAGGGAGAGCGTGTGGTGACCATTGCCCTGGCAGGCAAAAATGGCGCTCTGTGCGTTTCTGGCGGTGCCACGAGCGACTCAGGCCCCTACTCGCCCACCCCTCTCGCTTGTAGTCCAGCTCCGTCCAACCCCCATGGCGCCAAGGTCTCATCCCACCTGCCCCCTCCAACACGTGAAAAGGAAAGAGGAAAAGGGGCACCAGATCGTGGGAAATAAGGATCGAAGGAAACAGAAAAATGATTGAAGGAAAGGGGGAGGAGATCTCGCGTGGCGCAACCCACCAAACGCGCGTCCGATCCATCGCGCGAGCCCTACACGCTCCACCAGACAGTGCGTCTGATCCAGCGCGTGATTTTTTCCTCTATATGCTAGCGACATCTTCCGCTCAATAAGATGAAGTCCCACCAAATATAACACAACAACTAAGATAGCCCAGTGGAAAGAGCACCCCGCTTCAGCGCTGGTGACCCATGTTCGACTTCGCTTTCTCCCCTTTTTCCCTATGGTGCGATTTTTTCTTTTATATGCTACCGATGACTCAATAAAAGAAATTCCCAGAATATAAAGCATAATTACTGAGATGGTCCAGTGGATAGAGCATCTTGCTACAGCACTGGTGACCCAGGTTCGGCTCCACCTTCTCCCCTTTTTCTTTTTTGGCAGCAAATTTAAAGTTTTTTaaaatattcatatcttttaaaccgcaaCTCGCTCAAATTCCTCTTTCTGTTTGAAATTACACCCGCGGCAGATTATTTTCTaaaatattcatatcttttaaatcACAACTCGCTCAAATTCCTTTTTCTGTTTGAAATTACACCCAAATTAAATCGGAGCGGCGGAGCCCATGCCACCCAACAATGCACACGTATCAACGATGTCCTACACCATCCATGTGATCACTAACGTCGCCTCCGATGATCAGGTCGCCGTCGATGACCGGGTCGACTCTGGTCGCGGCTCTGTCGGAAGCTTTCAAGATCGTGCGCTCCATTCCAAGCTCTCCGTCCATCCATCCCGGAGCCCATGCCACCCAACAATGGACACGTATCAACGATGTCCTACACCATCCATGTGATCACTAACATCGCCTCCGATGATCGGGTCACCGTCGATGACCGGGTCGACTCCGGTCGCGGCTCTGTCGGAAGCTTTCAAGATCGTGTGCTCCATTCCCGAGCTTTCCGTCCATCCATCTCGGGCCCATGCCGCCCAACAATCAACACATATCAACGACGTCCTACACCATTCATGTGATCACTAACGTCGCCTCCGATGATCGGGTCACCGTCAAGACCATGCGCTCGATTCCATCACAAAATAATTTCATAAATAATTTCTAGTTGACATAGTGTGTAATTAAATATATGTCTTGCTAATTATAGAAACAAATCACTTGCTCGTGATGTATTCTCTAGAACTTTTTTTAGATCaattatttctctcttttttagtgGAGAGATCAattctctttctttttttgagtGAAGAGATCAATTTCTAAATTTACCTGGCGGCAAGAAAGCGCGCACAGGGGACTTTATTTTCGCTCCACCGGCGCCAAGCCAAAAAGAACCATCTTGAATTGACCATATTGCCCACCAAGCTATTCTTCCATCAGTACATACGAAGGGACAACATTGTAATTTGACACGAACCACTAACCCCATCGCACGGCCGCCTCTAGCCCCCAAATCACCAAATCCNNNNNNNNNNNNNNNNNNNNNNNNNNNNNNNNNNNNNNNNNNNNNNNNNNNNNNNNNNNNNNNNNNNNNNNNNNNNNNNNNNNNNNNNNNNNNNNNNNNNNNNNNNNNNNNNNNNNNNNNNNNNNNNNNNNNNNNNNNNNNNNNNNNNNNNNNNNNNNNNNNNNNNNNNNNNNNNNNNNNNNNNNNNNNNNNNNNNNNNNNNNNNNNNNNNNNNNNNNNNNNNNNNNNNNNNNNNNNNNNNNNNNNNNNNNNNNNNNNNNNNNNNNNNNNNNNNNNNNNNNNNNNNNNNNNNNNNNNNNNNNNNNNNNNNNNNNNNNNNNNNNNNNNNNNNNNNNNNNNNNNNNNNNNNNNNNNNNNNNNNNNNNNNNNNNNNNNNNNNNNNNNNNNNNNNNNNNNNNNNNNNNNNNNNNNNNNNNNNNNNNNNNNNNNNNNNNNNNNNNNNNNNNNNNCCgcaccacctcctccaccgccggcaTCACCTCCTCCATCGCCGAGCACGAGCCTTGTCTCTCTTCCACCTCCACCGCCGGTCACAACCCCTCACTCACTACTGGCCAAGACCCCCTTCCGCCCCCACGCTCCACCAGACCCTAGAACATGACCCGGCCGCCGCTGGTCACCTTCGCCACTGCCCTTACTCTTCCTCTTCCGCCTCCACGACCGGTCACAAACCCACATCCACTGCCGGCCACAGACTCCCTCCCCTCCACCTCCCCTCCACCAAACCCGAGAAACAAGCCGTTGTCGCCTCCATACTGCGCCGCTTCAAGTGCCTCGCTGCCACCACACTTCGCTGCTCCAAGGGCATCTCCGACACCTCGCTGGACATCTGCACGACACACTAATGGGGAAGAAGATTGCAGCGAAGAAATCCTGAGGACGCAAGACAGCAGGTATAATCTTCTTAACCCATGCTTTGATCTAAAACTACCATATCTGAAACTAGAGCTTGAGCTACTGCATACTTGTACAGCAGTCCTGAAGCACCTAAAAGACACTTGGATTCCTTTTATGTAGTAAAATACGAGCAGATAAGATAAGGATCAACATTATAGTATTTGTTGGTTTTCAGAATTGCACACAACTGTATATTGATATATTCCTATCCAACCAGATAAAATTCAAAACATGACCATGTATGTCTAATTACTAGGTGGTAATAGTGTTTTTTTATTGTTCTTGACTTCAATTGCTAGTGTTCCTGGTTCATTAGGGCCGTAGCCATACATAAACATAAGAAATAGTAATTTGTTAGCAAGTACATATTATGCACATAGTAATTTGTGTTCATGTGTTCACTCATCTTAGAACCACCACCTGTACATCATATGGATGATTTGCGCCTCAGAAGAATCATAAGGAACAATTCAAGGCTGCAAGCACTCGGAATTCCTGCATTATCAACATTGTTTGCAGCCAAAACTGTCATTTCACCTGGAAAAAAAGGCCCAGCAATAGTACCGATGAATCTGAAGCTGAGTACCATCCTAATGAGGACGATACCAGTGAAGGAGAGTCGTCCGATGGTAGTTTAGTACATGAGACAGAAGCATTGCAAGAATTTAAGTCCACACCTGCTGCTAGCTCAAACTCCAAGGTGCTAAAATCCTCCATCTAGTCATTGCTAGATATGTTGCTTGTTGGTCATTGCAGCAGAGTTTTTGTTAAAGGTTGTTAATTAAACCGTGTTTTCATTTCTATCAAGGCTTGAAGGACTGTAAAAAAACAAGTCAGGAATCTAGTAAGAAAAGATCTGCTGCCATGCCCCCTGGTGGAGTCAAGCCTCGGCCCGCTAAGAGAGTTCTCGCGGACATCCCAACTAATATGCGAGTTACAAGGTCGAGGAAAGTACAATCACAAAATGCTGATGCAAGTGCTCAAAATGAAGAGATGTATGATCCTAAACAGCAGACACCAAGTGTCATTCATAAGCCAATTTCTTCTATGGCTTGTGCCAGCCAAGCTGAAGAATTTGTTCCCAACTTTGATGACCATTTTGTTGAAGGCAAGTTTCTTACTATTGTTGTCATATCATGCTCATGTTCTATCCTTTGAATTTCTAGCCTTGTGTATTAACTTCGATTGCATAATGAACATGCTCTCACTGGATGCCTTCTTCTAAAAAGATGATGACCTTGCACATTGTGATGACGGCAACTGGATGGCCAATGGAGCTGATCTCATTGCCCATTGTGATGATGACAACCAGAGGGACAACGAAGCTGGTGGTAGTACCCAACCTCATCAGCAATCTCAACCTGACAGTAACTTTGAAGGCAAGTTACAAACCTGATTTTTCTTGCATCTATTTGATTGTTAATGAGGCTATTGTTATTTAGTAATGGCACTATGACATAGCAAATTAAGTATATATATTTTCAGATCTTCCATTCAAGCATTAATGCCCTTTAGATCTTCCATTCAGATTTTCTAAACTTCTTGTTCAATCTATTGTTCTATGCATCTTGCCATCTTAAATATACTTGATATAAACCATAATGAAAGCTTGACAGTTCAACTATTGGTGCATACATCATTAGCTTCTCTTCTCACCGCTTTACATTGTTTCGCCTTAATTGTTGCTGCCATCGGTTACTAGTATATTGTCTTGGCCTTCTTGTGAGCTTAATACATCCTTGATTTTACCTTCTTTGTAGGTCCACAATCCTATGAGGAGCCAAGGGAAAGGGGGGCCCAATTTGGGGAAAGGTCTGGAAAGGATCACTCGACGCCGGCAGGGCAAACTGCTGCTTCTCATTCCAGAAGGAAGCTTACGGCCAGAGACACCTCTTCTGGCTGCAAAGTATGCAATCGAATGCAATGTCACAGTCAGACACCATATGCCCGTGTTTAAGCACTGGAAGGATTACAAGGACCCAAATGGAAATGTCAGAGATGGGATCGTCAGGAACTTTGTAGGCAAAGTTGGTGTAAGTACATAATCCTGGCCTTTCTCCCTCACATTGCTAGGAACCTGTCAATCTTCTGCTATTTTGTCTATCTGCCATCATGATATTTACCCATGTTTTTTATCTTACTAGAACATGTTTCAGATGGCCCTAGAGGCGGTGCCAGTTAGGAAGGCTTGCACAGAAATGCTGAAACACGCGACTCGCCAACAACGATATAGGCTCAAGAAAGAGTATTTTGATCCTCATGCACCCCATTTGGTGAGGAGAACTTCTCCGGTCCCCTCGATGACTGATGACCAGTGGAACGAGCTAGTGGAAAGCTGGAAGGATCCCAAAAAGACGGTATGTCTCTTCCTTCAGACCGATCTCGCCTTTTACATGCTAATCTAGAGATTGTGCCTTACATGTATTTCGTCTCTTGATGTAGGGGATATCTCAAATTAACAAAGCTAATCGAGCTCAAGTTAAGTTCCACCAAACTACTGGAGCGCACAGCTACCCTGTGCACTGTGGAAATCTGGTAAGTCAAACATGTGGTTGTGGATGTGCAAGATGTATGTGTGCACTGTTAAAAGGTGTTTTTGGATTGCTTCCATGTAGTGTAGGTATATGATGCTCCCTTGCCTTCATATCTGTTGTTTTTAGGGAGAAAAATACAAGGATGAAGAACCAACAGCAGTGGATTTGTTCAAGGAGTGCCACTACAGCAAGAAAAAGAAAGGTTACACCAATGTTGTGCTGGATGCAATTGTAAGTCAGCTTTCAAAGACTACCAACCATCAAAGTTTTAACTTTTGCACGGCTAGAATTAATATTGTTTCAGTCCCTCTTATAGATTGAAAAATATTAAGCAAATGCCAGTGTA
This window contains:
- the LOC123130556 gene encoding uncharacterized protein; this encodes MRSQGKGGPNLGKGLERITRRRQGKLLLLIPEGSLRPETPLLAAKYAIECNVTVRHHMPVFKHWKDYKDPNGNVRDGIVRNFVGKVGNMFQMALEAVPVRKACTEMLKHATRQQRYRLKKEYFDPHAPHLVRRTSPVPSMTDDQWNELVESWKDPKKTGISQINKANRAQVKFHQTTGAHSYPVHCGNLGEKYKDEEPTAVDLFKECHYSKKKKGYTNVVLDAITEMEKKVPNPTEDGQESSSATEAATEAVAEVLAKHTKKPRFLQHVGIQHVHARSSAINRELELAAQKMNVELRACVDTLTKKLKESEEERARQDEEYRKRDEENRKKQAEMDAKLDLLLS